The following coding sequences are from one Treponema bryantii window:
- a CDS encoding leucine-rich repeat domain-containing protein, protein MKNFSIKFYKNVIYFLIVVLFFSSCQNSYNDEYNKISDNEITDNSTYFVVNNNSSRSVLPEYKNDSFNVYVLKGSLDDGEEKDFGTFNSYNDLCKTKFEVTEGEWTLSLTAQRYETVYSDSITTTIKSGANSVSFELKMEKLDTKEGKGSIQFNLNVPNEVEKVIYLLKDFYKGSILSGFEKIETTVNNGVSVFNAQDVPSGTYYIDADLYDKDGNKLNDYRTVATVCDSVISKGVFTITTVNQIYNITFAAGHYSFEEGYVFKASYTRFDTDPIILPAKDNLNTALQFLGWYLNRDCTGEPVTEILPSEQTDYVLYPKWGNELTCTVSELEEYITDFYNTEIIVHITDLNPEIDKIGKCLKKNTTVNVCLDLDACTELTRIDDSFSNLNNLISISIPENINYIYSNAFGDCKYLKEIYYNVKNYNYSYSYSHWLNSKTGCESDIGGVIINIGAGVEEIPKNFMKFEGNDCIKKINFPENSALKKIGESAFENVAAIEEITLGENLENVESSAFYGCKNLKTVRITKNDISLGYSPFDKTNIEYIYFSGNLTDWLNFCNTNYTSGYSGSSKINCNTTDGSNLYLNNELLTDVYLDDKDCIINPYAIQNIKSITSITIGEDVESIDIKSISSTYKIPNLKTINFNAINCKDISSYSYIFGRTIGSSEGITVNIGNKVKRIPAYLFQSYYSNSDFNLNKLVFKDNSVCSEIGRSALSSLSKLKSITLPKSITTLQAYVFSDTALENVYYQGSLEDWYTKIEFYTESSNPLYYGEANLYVNKNELVETLDFSDEITDLSIQQHAFSGCKSLKKVVIPENVTLIPKYFIDYAYYVEELDYNPSASINFTTEYSRCFLDMGTKSPNGVKLVIGKNVTKVPDYFFYLSSADITELTFEENSKCKEIGKQAFYCLTSLKKITIPESIEIINSAAFSGDSRSSSWGSYLEEINFNANITDSNHKNEGFSYVGQYYEKGLVLNIGPNVKVIPERLFYNACIKTVVFEGTGISEIRENAFYGHTINEVKYPGTQRQWQEITFEKENSNPCYAGANLYINGELYTEVTFDSDITKMPNATYSGVKSITKITIPEQITELGKYTFWNCTNVTQLDYNSISSKIFGSSSLFYNVGHNTEGVTVNIGDKVIEIPNGIFEESYSKNYSIKITCVNFPDNCICKEIGARAFYGIISLGEITIPKSIIKFGSSAFQECNALKDVYYLGSKAEWEEISFKDQYSSPCCNGASLYFQGNKVTSVAFPEGTLTTPAGAYSGCKDITSVSLPSTLKTINNYIFYKCTGLTSITIPESVEEILDSPFYGCTGLSEIIYLPSKLSKNTSYPGDMFKEAGKTSSTGGCTLTIGSNVVEISESMFREARNINTINFQENSKLEVIKRSAFEYSGLTSIIIPDSVKELESDSFYGSHSLESVTIGSGVKKISSRSFSNCENLKQVTFKDTENWYKNEYSYYSEFNSEDKIDVSDSQEMAQKLIKEWNDYYLFKK, encoded by the coding sequence ATGAAAAACTTTTCAATTAAATTTTATAAAAATGTAATTTACTTTTTGATTGTAGTACTATTTTTTTCATCTTGTCAAAATTCATATAATGATGAATATAATAAAATTTCAGACAATGAAATAACAGATAATTCAACTTACTTTGTTGTAAATAATAATTCTAGTAGATCTGTTCTACCTGAATATAAAAATGATTCTTTTAATGTATATGTATTAAAAGGCAGTCTTGATGATGGAGAAGAAAAAGATTTTGGAACCTTCAATTCATATAATGACTTATGCAAAACCAAGTTTGAGGTAACTGAAGGAGAATGGACTTTAAGTTTAACCGCCCAAAGATATGAAACTGTTTATTCTGATTCTATTACAACTACAATAAAAAGTGGGGCAAATTCAGTTTCTTTTGAATTAAAAATGGAAAAATTGGATACAAAAGAAGGTAAAGGAAGTATTCAATTTAATTTAAATGTTCCAAATGAAGTTGAAAAAGTAATATATTTACTAAAAGATTTTTATAAAGGCTCAATACTTTCTGGATTTGAAAAAATAGAAACAACTGTAAATAATGGAGTATCCGTTTTTAATGCACAGGACGTTCCTTCTGGAACTTATTATATTGATGCTGATTTGTATGATAAAGATGGAAATAAATTAAACGATTATAGAACAGTAGCTACTGTTTGTGATAGTGTAATCAGCAAAGGTGTATTTACAATTACTACAGTAAATCAAATTTATAACATTACTTTCGCTGCTGGTCATTATTCATTCGAAGAAGGATATGTATTCAAAGCATCTTATACAAGATTTGATACTGATCCAATTATTTTACCTGCAAAAGACAATCTGAATACAGCTCTTCAATTTTTGGGCTGGTATTTAAATAGAGACTGTACAGGTGAACCTGTAACAGAAATTCTACCTTCAGAGCAAACAGATTATGTCTTATATCCAAAGTGGGGTAATGAACTTACATGTACAGTATCGGAATTGGAAGAATATATTACTGATTTTTATAATACTGAAATAATTGTTCATATTACCGATTTAAATCCAGAAATTGATAAAATAGGAAAGTGTCTTAAAAAGAATACAACAGTAAATGTTTGTCTTGATTTAGATGCTTGTACAGAATTAACAAGAATTGATGACAGTTTTAGTAATTTAAATAATCTGATTTCAATTTCTATCCCGGAAAATATTAACTATATTTATAGTAATGCATTTGGTGATTGTAAATACTTAAAAGAAATTTATTATAATGTAAAAAATTATAATTATAGTTATAGTTATTCGCACTGGCTTAATTCTAAAACAGGTTGTGAGTCTGATATTGGTGGTGTAATAATAAATATTGGAGCTGGAGTAGAAGAAATACCAAAAAATTTCATGAAGTTTGAAGGAAATGACTGTATAAAAAAGATTAATTTCCCAGAAAACTCAGCCTTGAAAAAAATTGGAGAATCTGCGTTTGAAAATGTTGCTGCAATTGAAGAAATAACTCTAGGCGAAAATCTTGAAAATGTAGAAAGTAGTGCTTTTTATGGATGTAAAAATCTCAAAACTGTAAGAATTACAAAAAATGATATTTCACTCGGTTATTCTCCTTTTGATAAAACAAATATCGAGTATATTTATTTTTCTGGAAATCTTACTGACTGGCTTAATTTTTGTAATACAAATTATACTTCCGGATATTCAGGTTCCAGTAAAATAAATTGCAATACAACGGATGGGTCTAATTTATATCTGAATAATGAACTTCTTACCGATGTATATTTAGATGATAAAGATTGTATTATTAATCCTTATGCTATACAGAATATTAAAAGTATTACTTCAATAACTATAGGTGAAGATGTTGAATCAATAGATATAAAATCAATTAGTAGTACTTATAAAATTCCTAATTTAAAAACAATTAATTTTAATGCAATAAACTGTAAGGATATTTCTTCCTATTCATATATTTTTGGTAGAACTATTGGAAGTAGTGAAGGTATAACTGTAAATATTGGAAATAAAGTAAAAAGAATTCCAGCATACCTATTTCAATCTTACTATAGTAACAGCGATTTTAACTTAAACAAACTAGTTTTTAAGGATAATTCTGTATGTTCTGAAATTGGTAGATCAGCTTTATCCTCGCTTTCTAAATTAAAATCTATTACACTTCCCAAAAGTATAACTACATTACAGGCTTATGTATTTTCTGATACTGCTTTGGAAAACGTATACTATCAAGGAAGCCTTGAAGACTGGTATACAAAAATAGAATTCTATACAGAGAGTTCAAATCCTTTGTATTATGGTGAAGCTAATTTATATGTAAATAAAAATGAATTAGTAGAAACGCTTGATTTTTCTGATGAAATAACAGATTTATCAATTCAACAACATGCCTTCAGTGGTTGTAAGAGCTTGAAAAAAGTTGTTATACCAGAAAATGTAACTTTAATACCTAAATATTTTATAGACTATGCTTATTATGTTGAAGAGCTTGATTATAATCCTAGTGCTAGTATCAATTTCACTACTGAATATTCCAGATGTTTTCTTGATATGGGAACAAAATCTCCAAATGGTGTAAAACTTGTAATAGGAAAAAATGTTACTAAAGTTCCAGATTATTTCTTTTATCTATCAAGTGCTGATATTACTGAACTTACATTTGAAGAAAATTCTAAATGTAAAGAAATAGGAAAACAGGCATTTTATTGTTTAACTTCACTAAAGAAGATTACAATTCCAGAAAGTATAGAAATTATTAACTCTGCTGCTTTTAGTGGAGATAGTCGTTCATCATCTTGGGGATCTTATCTGGAAGAAATCAATTTCAATGCAAACATAACAGACAGTAATCACAAAAATGAAGGTTTCTCATATGTCGGACAATATTATGAAAAAGGACTTGTACTAAACATTGGACCAAATGTCAAAGTTATTCCGGAAAGATTATTTTATAACGCTTGCATAAAAACTGTAGTTTTTGAAGGAACTGGTATTTCAGAAATTAGAGAAAATGCCTTTTACGGACATACAATTAACGAAGTAAAATATCCTGGTACACAAAGACAATGGCAGGAAATAACTTTTGAGAAGGAAAATTCAAATCCTTGTTATGCTGGTGCAAATCTTTATATAAATGGAGAACTTTATACTGAAGTAACATTTGATTCTGATATAACAAAAATGCCAAATGCAACATATTCAGGTGTAAAAAGTATTACGAAAATCACAATTCCAGAACAAATTACAGAACTTGGTAAATACACTTTCTGGAATTGTACAAATGTTACACAACTGGATTATAATTCCATTTCCTCGAAAATTTTTGGTAGTTCTAGTTTATTCTATAATGTTGGTCACAACACTGAAGGTGTAACTGTAAATATAGGAGATAAAGTTATAGAAATTCCTAATGGGATTTTCGAGGAATCATATTCAAAAAATTATTCTATAAAAATCACGTGTGTTAATTTCCCAGACAATTGTATTTGTAAAGAGATAGGGGCAAGAGCCTTTTATGGGATTATTTCTCTTGGAGAAATAACAATTCCTAAATCTATTATAAAATTTGGAAGTAGCGCCTTCCAGGAATGTAATGCACTGAAAGATGTATATTATCTTGGATCAAAAGCTGAGTGGGAAGAAATTTCATTCAAAGATCAGTATTCCTCACCATGTTGTAATGGAGCTTCCTTATATTTTCAAGGAAATAAAGTAACTTCAGTAGCGTTCCCAGAAGGTACACTTACAACTCCTGCTGGAGCTTATTCTGGTTGTAAAGATATAACATCTGTTTCTTTGCCATCTACTCTGAAAACAATCAATAACTATATTTTTTATAAATGTACAGGACTTACTTCTATTACAATTCCTGAAAGTGTAGAAGAAATATTGGATTCTCCTTTTTATGGATGTACTGGATTATCAGAAATTATTTATTTACCATCAAAACTTAGTAAAAATACAAGTTATCCTGGTGATATGTTTAAGGAAGCAGGAAAAACATCTTCAACAGGAGGCTGTACTTTAACAATAGGTTCAAATGTAGTTGAAATTTCTGAAAGTATGTTCAGGGAAGCAAGAAATATTAATACAATAAACTTTCAGGAAAATTCTAAATTAGAAGTAATAAAGAGAAGTGCATTTGAATATTCTGGATTAACATCTATAATTATTCCTGATAGTGTTAAAGAATTGGAAAGTGATTCATTCTATGGTTCTCATAGTCTTGAATCTGTTACAATTGGTTCTGGAGTAAAAAAAATATCTAGTCGTTCATTTAGTAATTGTGAAAATTTAAAGCAAGTAACATTTAAGGATACTGAAAATTGGTATAAAAACGAGTACAGTTATTATTCAGAATTTAATTCTGAAGATAAAATTGATGTTTCTGATTCACAAGAAATGGCGCAAAAACTAATAAAAGAATGGAATGACTATTATCTATTTAAAAAATAA